In Miscanthus floridulus cultivar M001 chromosome 5, ASM1932011v1, whole genome shotgun sequence, one genomic interval encodes:
- the LOC136454690 gene encoding uncharacterized protein → MAPPKSNDTYVDYSYFPTLKSEWTSVNSNRRIAVGLAFMGGFTRRIHRCIVYVPSVPESQSIPLERSHLSPTPKATAHSTLRKSQQPPPPHRFFAATATADSQLAPLPHDCRRRRCPLRRSSPPTSRRGRPFAVGRNLSGWEANRRACSQEEQSELILFEDCGSMREHWQALLDLLNAQNHEPECSNVVSSLSRTDQGTENTDHMSFNQFDVVEGFSDHHYTNTSAGKHFEKLQDRLENQEAETEAEREEHRC, encoded by the exons atGGCGCCGCCCAAATCCAACGACACCTATGTGGACTACTCTTATTTTCCAACACTGAAATCTGAGTGGACTAGTGTTAATTCTAATCGAAGAATTGCTGTTGGGTTGGCCTTCATGGGTGGCTTCACCCGACGTATCCAT CGATGCATTGTGTACGTCCCCTCGGTCCCCGAATCCCAATCGATTCCCCTGGAGCGTTCCCATCTGTCGCCGACCCCCAAAGCCACAGCCCACTCCACCCTTCGCAAATCgcagcagccaccgccgccgcacagGTTCTTCGCAGCAACTGCCACCGCCGACTCGCAACTGGCGCCGCTGCCTCACGATTGCAGGCGCCGACGATGCCCACTCCGCCGGTCTTCCCCGCCGACGAGCCGTCGTGGCCGCCCCTTCGCAG TGGGTAGGAATTTGTCAGGATGGGAAGCAAATCGGAGAGCATGCTCTCAAGAAGAACAAAGCGAGTTGATCCTCTTCGAGGACTGTGGAAGTATGAGGGAGCACTGGCAAGCACTACTGGACTT GCTGAATGCTCAAAATCATGAACCTGAATGCTCAAATGTGGTTTCCTCATTGTCAAGGACAGACCAAGGAACTGAGAATACTGATCACATGTCCTTTAATCAATTTGATGTTGTCGAAGGTTTCTCTGATCACCACTACACAAATACTTCAGCAGGAAAG CATTTCGAAAAGTTACAAGACAGACTTGAAAACCAAGAGGCTGAGACGGAAGCTGAAAGGGAAGAACATAGGTGTTAG